In a genomic window of Bacillus rossius redtenbacheri isolate Brsri chromosome 4 unlocalized genomic scaffold, Brsri_v3 Brsri_v3_scf4_2, whole genome shotgun sequence:
- the LOC134541956 gene encoding UMP-CMP kinase 2, mitochondrial-like encodes MAGNGRTSVGSVYHSLEEVLSVLKKPEFGILPEVQQLISIFNSERERCKKVPQSAASESSKKFPFIVLEGLDGTGKTTVTKKLSKALGATSRGTPPQCLLGLRDQFDKHPIQLRRAFYSLGNYIAADEVEVLRFRQPVVMDRFWHSTAAYAVASEARDGGGSLAEVPAAGDPVYDWPADLLRPDAVLFLDVSEEVRNSRLSSRAATTPEEDKLKEDRVFRGNLVEVYKRMRNPGTIKIDSNGTIKNVLIEINTTIQHLTDKCNVSEAISSQ; translated from the exons TTTGGCATACTGCCCGAGGTGCAGCAGTTGATTTCCATTTTCAATTCAGAACGTGAGCGTTGCAAGAAAGTTCCTCAGTCTGCAGCATCAGAGAGTAGCAAGAAGTTCCCATTCATTGTGCTGGAAGGTCTGGATGGAACTG GCAAGACGACGGTGACCAAGAAGCTGTCCAAGGCCCTGGGGGCGACGAGCAGGGGGACTCCGCCCCAGTGCCTGCTGGGGCTCAGGGACCAGTTCGACAAGCACCCCATACAGCTGAGGAGGGCGTTCTACTCCTTGGGGAACTACATCGCAGCCGACGAGGTGGAGGTGCTTCGCTTCCGGCAGCCCGTCGTCATGGACAG GTTTTGGCACAGCACGGCGGCGTACGCCGTGGCATCGGAAGCACGCGACGGCGGGGGAAGCTTGGCCGAGGTGCCCGCGGCGGGCGACCCCGTGTACGACTGGCCGGCCGACCTCCTGAGGCCGGACGCGGTGCTGTTCCTGGACGTGAGCGAGGAGGTGCGCAACTCGCGGCTCTCGAGCCGCGCTGCCACCACGCCCGAAGAGGACAAGCTGAAGGAAGACAGAGTGTTTCGGGGGAA CTTGGTGGAAGTCTACAAACGAATGAGAAATCCTGGGACTATTAAAATCGATTCAAATGGAACAATAAAAAATGTTCTCATTGAAATTAACACCACTATTCAACACCTGACAGACAAGTGCAATGTTTCAGAAGCCATCAGCAGTCAGTAG